From the Solanum pennellii chromosome 4, SPENNV200 genome, one window contains:
- the LOC107018275 gene encoding protein LIGHT-DEPENDENT SHORT HYPOCOTYLS 1-like, whose amino-acid sequence MDVANDNPSNDVVDILSTPRLSRYESQKRRDWNTFCQYIRNHHPLMSLLQCSSIHVLEFLRYLDQFGKTKVHNSNCPFFGMINPPAPCACPLRQAWGSLDALIGRLRAAYEEHGGNSEMNPFGARSIKLFLRDVRNFQSKSRGISYDKKRKRSKRNHKNIMEMKEVDHQIHDDKNVGANL is encoded by the exons ATGGATGTTGCAAATGATAACCCAAGCAATGATGTTGTTGACATTCTCTCAACTCCTCGATTGAGTCGATATGAGAGTCAGAAACGTCGTGATTGGAACACGTTTTGTCAATATATAAGAAATCATCATCCTTTAATGTCACTTCTTCAATGCAGCAGCATTCATGTTCTGGAGTTTCTAAG GTACTTGGACCAATTCGGCAAGACTAAAGTCCATAATTCAAATTGTCCATTTTTCGGGATGATAAATCCTCCGGCACCCTGTGCTTGCCCTTTAAGGCAAGCATGGGGAAGCCTGGACGCCCTTATAGGGCGTCTTCGTGCTGCTTATGAAGAACATGGAGGAAATTCGGAAATGAACCCGTTTGGGGCTCGATCAATTAAGCTATTTTTACGTGATGTTCGTAATTTTCAGTCCAAGTCTAGAGGAATTAGCTAtgacaaaaaaaggaaaagatcaaaaagAAATCACAAAAATATAATGGAAATGAAAGAAGTTGATCATCAAATTCATGATGACAAGAATGTAGGTGCAAATCTTTAA